The Bos indicus x Bos taurus breed Angus x Brahman F1 hybrid chromosome 25, Bos_hybrid_MaternalHap_v2.0, whole genome shotgun sequence genome has a window encoding:
- the LOC113883192 gene encoding ferritin heavy chain produces the protein MTTASPSQVRQNYHQDSEAAINRQINLELYASYVYLSMSYYFDRDDVALKNFAKYFLHQSHEEREHAERLMKLQNQRGGRIFLQDIKKPDRDDWENGLTAMECALCLERSVNQSLLELHKLATEKNDPHLCDFIETHYLNEQVEAIKELGDHITNLRKMGAPGSGMAEYLFDKHTLGHSES, from the coding sequence ATGACGACCGCATCCCCCTCGCAGGTGCGCCAGAACTACCACCAGGACTCGGAGGCCGCCATCAACCGCCAGATCAACCTGGAGCTCTACGCCTCCTATGTCTACCTGTCCATGTCGTACTATTTTGACCGTGATGATGTGGCTTTGAAGAACTTTGCCAAATACTTTCTTCACCAATCTCATGAGGAGAGGGAACATGCTGAGAGACTGATGAAGCTGCAGAACCAGCGAGGCGGCCGAATCTTCCTTCAGGATATCAAGAAACCAGACCGTGATGACTGGGAGAATGGGCTGACTGCAATGGAATGTGCGCTGTGCTTGGAGAGAAGTGTGAATCAGTCACTACTGGAACTGCACAAACTGGCCACTGAAAAAAATGATCCCCATCTGTGTGATTTCATTGAGACTCATTACCTGAATGAGCAGGTGGAAGCCATCAAAGAATTGGGTGACCACATAACCAACCTGCGCAAGATGGGGGCCCCTGGATCTGGCATGGCAGAGTACCTCTTTGACAAGCACACCCTGGGACACAGTGAGAGCTAA
- the RMI2 gene encoding recQ-mediated genome instability protein 2 gives MAAPTDSLSVSGPTAVRLPRSPPIKVLAEQLRRDAEGGPGSWRLSRAAVGREPLELRAVWMQGTVVEAGGGEARLRDPSGSFSVRGLERVPRGRPCLVPGKYVMVMGVIQACSPEPCLQAVKMTDLSDNPLHESLWELEVEDLHRHIYSLDDVGTGD, from the exons ATGGCGGCGCCCACGGACTCGTTGTCCGTCAGTGGCCCCACGGCCGTGAGGCTGCCTCGGTCGCCGCCTATCAAGGTGCTGGCGGAGCAGCTGCGGCGCGACGCGGAGGGCGGCCCGGGCTCGTGGCGGTTGTCGCGGGCGGCGGTGGGCCGCGAGCCGCTGGAGCTGAGGGCCGTGTGGATGCAGGGCACTGTGGTGGAGGCCGGCGGCGGTGAGGCGCGCCTGCGGGACCCAAGCGGGTCCTTCTCGGTTCGCGGCCTGGAGCGGGTGCCGCGCGGGCGGCCCTGCCTCGTCCCAG GAAAGTATGTAATGGTGATGGGAGTGATTCAGGCCTGCAGCCCCGAGCCCTGCCTGCAGGCTGTGAAGATGACAGATCTTTCAGATAATCCCCTCCACGAAAGCTTGTGGGAGCTGGAAGTGGAAGATTTACACAGGCATATATATTCCTTAGATGATGTTGGAACCGGCgattaa